Proteins from one Oryza sativa Japonica Group chromosome 12, ASM3414082v1 genomic window:
- the LOC4352762 gene encoding uncharacterized protein produces MAAATPASGGGGGGYSCETAEQTREWMEAISAFLHLHRPLLEAHVVNFFKDRLWEMVDAEWMECLRREPVESLLMLPSGCVQEHWPSSLRDFVLTAKSLVLPREQKSPRSLLPDLHVASINTVLAQGMNSKKKHEIETLAGLVHAITKSCGAKTVIDVGSGQGYLAQALSFEYQLPVVAIDASSHHASVTNTRAERIKKYYTAKCVGKQQLRVPRTVTCHVLSSDTLAAVTLEACQDDHAEHVPESKNFNESSPQIEKPNDSIPPLVLAGLHACGDLSVNMLRLFVSCEQVKALISIGCCYNLLSEECHEDTNTCPGFPMSKAAKLSNLVLRKSTRDLGCQSAERWRSLTKDIALQNFDIHAFRAAFQMFLEKHFPEVSRSSPSIGRQGKALRRQRLRKVMESPMAMAETDALSYSTQKEQIMTKDDPLPTGPNNFKEVHVDFLPELSTGFVDSAVSGAAVVPDDIYLDKSQKFTLFKDFTVSGLGRLGCDFVENVSLLEIWKDVQPFTEFIGPFWCLRVALGPLVETYILLDRLLFLQEQGSVIEASLFPLFNPTMSPRNMAIIAWKLSANPSKV; encoded by the exons atggcggcggcgactccggcgagcggcggcggcggcggcgggtactCGTGCGAGACGGCGGAGCAGACCCGCGAGTGGATGGAGGCCATCTCCGCCtttctccacctccaccgcccgCTCCTCGAGGCGCACGTCGTCAACTTCTTCAAG GATCGGCTGTGGGAGATGGTGGATGCGGAGTGGATGGAGTGCCTCCGCAGGGAGCCCGTGGAGAGCTTGCTCATGTTGCCCTCCGGATGTGTTCAG GAGCACTGGCCCAGTTCATTGCGAGATTTTGTACTCACTGCAAAGTCACTTGTTCTTCCACGGGAGCAGAAGTCACCGCGATCA CTCCTACCCGACTTGCATGTAGCATCAATTAATACTGTTCTCGCTCAAGGAATGAACTCCAAGAAGAAGCATGAA ATTGAAACTCTAGCTGGGTTGGTTCATGCAATTACCAAGAGCTGTGGAGCAAAGACAGTGATTGATGTAGGTTCTGGCCAG GGTTATCTTGCCCAAGCCTTATCTTTTGAGTACCAACTCCCTGTTGTAGCAATAGATGCTTCATCACATCATGCATCAGTTACAAATACTCGTGCAGAAAGAATAAAGAAGTACTacactgctaaatg TGTAGGGAAGCAACAGCTCAGAGTACCTAGAACTGTTACTTGCCATGTACTTTCTAGTGACACATTAGCAGCTGTGACATTGGAAGCATGTCAGGATGATCATGCTGAACATGTACCAGAAAGTAAAAACTTCAACGAGAGCAGTCCACAGATTGAGAAACCAAATGACAGCATTCCTCCATTAGTCCTTGCTGGTCTTCATGCTTGTGGTGATCTTTCAGTTAACATGCTAAG GCTTTTTGTGTCGTGCGAACAAGTAAAAGCATTGATAAGCATTGGCTGTTGCTACAACTTACTCTCTGAGGAATGCCACGAAGACACAAATACCTGTCCTGGTTTTCCTATGAGCAAGGCTGCTAAACTATCTAATTTGGTGCTTAGGAAAAGCACCCGTGACCTTGGTTGCCAG AGTGCAGAGAGATGGAGAAGTCTCACTAAGGACATAGCCctacaaaattttgatatacaTGCCTTCCGTGCTGCATTTCAAATG TTTCTTGAGAAACATTTCCCAGAGGTGTCAAGATCGAGTCCATCAATTGGGAGGCAAGGAAAAGCACTACGCCGTCAAAGGCTTAGGAAAGTTATGGAATCCCCTATGGCTATGGCAGAAACTGACGCTTTATCATATTCCACTCAAAAGGAACAAATCATGACCAAAGACGATCCACTGCCCACAGGCCCTAATAATTTTAAAGAGGTTCATGTAGACTTTCTTCCCGAGCTTTCAACAG GGTTTGTTGATTCAGCTGTATCTGGAGCTGCCGTTGTACCAGATGACATCTATCTTGATAAATCACAAAAGTTCACCCTGTTTAAAGATTTCACAGTGTCAGGATTAGGTCGCCTTGGCTGTGATTTTGTGGAAAATGTTAGTTTACTTGAAATATGGAAGGACGTGCAACCCTTCACG GAATTTATAGGTCCCTTCTGGTGCCTTCGGGTTGCTTTAGGGCCACTGGTGGAAACATATATTTTACTTGACCGGTTACTATTTCTTCAAGAGCAAGGCAGTGTTATTGAAGCATCTTTGTTTCCGCTTTTCAATCCCACTATGTCTCCAAGGAACATGGCAATTATTGCTTGGAAGTTGTCTGCAAATCCTTCAAAAGTGTGA
- the LOC4352763 gene encoding NAC domain-containing protein 21/22 isoform X1, with product MSMMSFLSMVEAELPPGFRFHPRDDELICDYLAPKVAGKVGFSGRRPPMVDVDLNKVEPWDLPEVASVGGKEWYFFSLRDRKYATGQRTNRATVSGYWKATGKDRVVARRGALVGMRKTLVFYQGRAPKGRKTEWVMHEYRMEGVHDQQASSFSSKQEDWVLCRVICKRKSGGGATSKSRSLTTTTTTIVHDTSTPTSSPPLPPLMDTTLAQLQASMNTSSSSAIAAVAALEQVPCFSSFSNSIASNNNNSNSATVNAQQCYLPIVTGSNNNGMSYLDHGLPEFGSFLDTQSCDKKMLKAVLSQLNSIGGEVLPGLPPPSEMAAAVSSSWMNHF from the exons ATGTCGATGATGAGCTTCTTGagcatggtggaggcggagctgcCGCCGGGGTTCAGGTTCCACCCGAGGGACGACGAGCTCATCTGCGACTACCTGGCGCCCAAGGTCGCCGGCAAGGTCGGcttctccggccgccgcccgcccatgGTCGACGTCGACCTCAACAAGGTCGAGCCATGGGACCTCCCCG AGGTGGCGTCGGTGGGCGGAAAGGAGTGGTACTTCTTCAGCCTGAGGGACCgaaaatacgcgacggggcagcGTACGAACCGAGCCACGGTTTCGGGGTACTGGAAGGCCACGGGGAAGGACAGGGTGGTGGCACGAAGAGGGGCACTTGTGGGGATGAGGAAGACACTGGTGTTCTACCAGGGGAGGGCACCCAAGGGAAGGAAGACAGAGTGGGTGATGCATGAGTACAGGATGGAGGGTGTGCATGATCAACAAGCTTCCAGCTTCTCCTCCAAG CAGGAAGACTGGGTCCTGTGCAGAGTCATCTGCAAGAGGAAATCAGGAGGGGGTGCAACCTCCAAGTCAAGAagcctcaccaccaccaccaccaccattgtcCATGACACATCCACACCAACCTCCTCACCACCATTGCCACCCCTCATGGACACCACCCTAGCTCAGCTCCAGGCCTCCATgaacacctcctcctcctccgccatcgccgccgtcgccgcacttGAGCAAGTGCCCTGCTTCTCCAGCTTCAGCAACAGCATTGCCAgtaacaacaacaacagcaacagTGCTACTGTCAATGCACAGCAATGCTACCTGCCAATTGTCACAGGTAGCAACAACAATGGCATGAGCTACCTGGATCATGGCCTGCCTGAATTTGGCAGCTTCTTGGACACCCAGAGCTGTGACAAGAAGATGCTCAAGGCAGTGCTGAGCCAGCTCAACtccattgggggtgaggtgttGCCAGGCCTGCCTCCTCCATCTGAAATGGCTGCTGCTGTCAGCTCTTCTTGGATGAATCACTTCTAG
- the LOC4352763 gene encoding NAC domain-containing protein 21/22 has protein sequence MSMMSFLSMVEAELPPGFRFHPRDDELICDYLAPKVAGKVGFSGRRPPMVDVDLNKVEPWDLPEVASVGGKEWYFFSLRDRKYATGQRTNRATVSGYWKATGKDRVVARRGALVGMRKTLVFYQGRAPKGRKTEWVMHEYRMEGVHDQQASSFSSKEDWVLCRVICKRKSGGGATSKSRSLTTTTTTIVHDTSTPTSSPPLPPLMDTTLAQLQASMNTSSSSAIAAVAALEQVPCFSSFSNSIASNNNNSNSATVNAQQCYLPIVTGSNNNGMSYLDHGLPEFGSFLDTQSCDKKMLKAVLSQLNSIGGEVLPGLPPPSEMAAAVSSSWMNHF, from the exons ATGTCGATGATGAGCTTCTTGagcatggtggaggcggagctgcCGCCGGGGTTCAGGTTCCACCCGAGGGACGACGAGCTCATCTGCGACTACCTGGCGCCCAAGGTCGCCGGCAAGGTCGGcttctccggccgccgcccgcccatgGTCGACGTCGACCTCAACAAGGTCGAGCCATGGGACCTCCCCG AGGTGGCGTCGGTGGGCGGAAAGGAGTGGTACTTCTTCAGCCTGAGGGACCgaaaatacgcgacggggcagcGTACGAACCGAGCCACGGTTTCGGGGTACTGGAAGGCCACGGGGAAGGACAGGGTGGTGGCACGAAGAGGGGCACTTGTGGGGATGAGGAAGACACTGGTGTTCTACCAGGGGAGGGCACCCAAGGGAAGGAAGACAGAGTGGGTGATGCATGAGTACAGGATGGAGGGTGTGCATGATCAACAAGCTTCCAGCTTCTCCTCCAAG GAAGACTGGGTCCTGTGCAGAGTCATCTGCAAGAGGAAATCAGGAGGGGGTGCAACCTCCAAGTCAAGAagcctcaccaccaccaccaccaccattgtcCATGACACATCCACACCAACCTCCTCACCACCATTGCCACCCCTCATGGACACCACCCTAGCTCAGCTCCAGGCCTCCATgaacacctcctcctcctccgccatcgccgccgtcgccgcacttGAGCAAGTGCCCTGCTTCTCCAGCTTCAGCAACAGCATTGCCAgtaacaacaacaacagcaacagTGCTACTGTCAATGCACAGCAATGCTACCTGCCAATTGTCACAGGTAGCAACAACAATGGCATGAGCTACCTGGATCATGGCCTGCCTGAATTTGGCAGCTTCTTGGACACCCAGAGCTGTGACAAGAAGATGCTCAAGGCAGTGCTGAGCCAGCTCAACtccattgggggtgaggtgttGCCAGGCCTGCCTCCTCCATCTGAAATGGCTGCTGCTGTCAGCTCTTCTTGGATGAATCACTTCTAG
- the LOC4352765 gene encoding CASP-like protein 1B1: MDLEKGKKPSEQAAACRIMQVKDKLITLQPVVRACVFLATAVAAVIMGLNKQSYTTVVAIVGTRPVTQTFTAKFKDTPAFVFFVIANAIASGYNLMVLVTRRILQRRAQSLSVHLLDMVILTLLATGSATAASMAQLGKNGNLHARWNPICDKFGSFCNHGGIALVSSFIGVALMLALNLLSAAANSPRSNVTGQ; the protein is encoded by the exons ATGGATCTTGAGAAGGGCAAGAAGCCATCAGAAcaggctgcagcctgcaggatTATGCAGGTCAAGGACAAGCTCATCACCCTGCAGCCTGTGGTGAGAGCTTGTGTGTTCTTGGCAACAGCAGTGGCAGCTGTGATCATGGGGCTGAACAAGCAATCCTACACAACAGTTGTTGCAATTGTGGGCACCAGGCCAGTCACACAGACCTTCACTGCAAAGTTCAAAGACACTCCTGCATTTGT GTTCTTTGTCATTGCCAATGCTATTGCCAGTGGTTATAACCTGATGGTGCTGGTGACGAGGCGCATTCTGCAACGAAGAGCGCAGAGTTTGTCTGTTCATCTTCTTGATATG GTGATCCTGACTTTGTTGGCCACCGGCTCTGCCACAGCGGCGTCGATGGCTCAGCTAGGGAAGAATGGTAACTTGCACGCACGCTGGAACCCGATATGCGACAAATTTGGTTCTTTCTGCAACCATGGAGGAATAGCACTCGTGTCATCGTTCATCGGTGTCGCGCTCATGCTGGCCCTGAATCTACTGTCAGCAGCAGCCAACTCACCCCGCTCTAATGTGACCGGCCAATGA
- the LOC4352767 gene encoding protein LOL2 yields the protein MQSQIVCHGCRNILLYPRGAPSVCCAVCHAVSSTAPSPGMDIAHLICGGCRTLLMYTRNATSVRCSCCDTVNLVRPVSSIAHLNCGQCQTVLMYPYGAPSVKCAICNFITNTGMNTMRHLPPNGTSYTAPSTSAPTTQSQNVTVVVENPMTVDAKGKLVSNVVVGVTTGGKK from the exons aTGCAGAGCCAGATCGTGTGCCATGGGTGCAGGAACATTCTGCTCTACCCGAGAGGGGCACCGAGCGTTTGCTGCGCGGTGTGCCATGCCGTGTCCAGCACAGCACCGTCTCCAG GAATGGATATAGCTCATCTTATATGTGGTGGATGCCGAACTTTATTGATGTATACTCGCAATGCGACATCTGTTAGATGTTCGTGCTGCGATACAGTCAATCTTGTCAGACCAg TGAGTAGTATAGCTCACTTGAACTGTGGCCAGTGCCAGACAGTGTTGATGTATCCATACGGAGCACCTTCTGTCAAGTGTGCTATCTGCAATTTTATTACAAATACTGGG ATGAATACAATGAGACATTTGCCACCAAATGGAACTTCATATACTGCCCCATCAACCTCTGCT CCAACCACTCAATCACAGAATGTTACTGTTGTTGTTGAAAATCCTATGACGGTAGATGCAAAGGGAAAGTTG GTGAGCAACGTTGTAGTTGGGGTTACAACTGGTGGTAAAAAGTAA